One Sodalis praecaptivus DNA segment encodes these proteins:
- the agaR gene encoding transcriptional repressor AgaR — MALDTLSRREKIIEILCMTGSVRVECLSQQFGVSCVTIRNDLRYLEKKGCALRSYGGAMLNQQFVFDRPLRDKGHINRDVKLRIAAKAAEYVRDGQALIIDSGSTTSLMAPHLQARRNLVVMTSALNIAYELAGYEQLDVMVLGGSVRRNSYSLYSPAAEQQLRNYRFNTLFLGVDGFDLQAGITTPHAGEASLNRAMCEVAHEIIAVADASKFGRKSFCLIRPAAGIQRLITDSRIPDDYRQALTNMGVEVIIAGD, encoded by the coding sequence ATGGCGCTGGACACCCTGAGTCGTCGTGAAAAAATCATCGAAATCTTATGTATGACGGGTAGCGTGCGCGTCGAATGTTTGAGCCAACAGTTTGGCGTTTCCTGCGTCACTATTCGCAACGATTTACGCTACCTGGAAAAAAAAGGCTGTGCGTTGCGATCTTATGGCGGGGCCATGCTTAATCAACAATTCGTCTTTGACAGGCCGCTGCGCGACAAAGGACACATCAACCGCGACGTCAAACTGCGCATCGCCGCCAAAGCGGCGGAATATGTCCGCGACGGTCAAGCGTTAATTATCGATTCTGGATCCACCACATCGCTGATGGCGCCTCATCTCCAGGCGCGGCGCAATTTGGTGGTGATGACCAGCGCGCTAAATATCGCCTACGAACTGGCGGGCTACGAACAGTTGGATGTCATGGTGCTGGGCGGCAGCGTGCGCCGGAACTCCTATTCGCTGTATAGCCCGGCCGCGGAGCAGCAATTGCGCAATTACCGTTTCAACACGCTATTTCTCGGCGTGGACGGCTTCGATCTGCAGGCCGGCATCACTACCCCCCACGCCGGCGAGGCAAGTCTGAATCGAGCCATGTGCGAAGTCGCGCATGAAATCATCGCCGTGGCGGACGCCAGTAAATTTGGCCGCAAGAGCTTTTGCCTTATCCGCCCCGCCGCCGGCATCCAGCGGCTGATTACCGACAGTCGGATCCCCGATGACTACCGGCAGGCGCTGACCAATATGGGGGTAGAGGTCATTATCGCCGGCGATTAG
- the proP gene encoding glycine betaine/L-proline transporter ProP: MKLGKSKHKPLHINDITIIDDAKLKKAITAAALGNAMEWFDFGVYGFVAYALGQIFFPDAAPGIQMIAALATFSVPFLVRPLGGVFFGALGDKFGRQKVLSVTIIIMAVSTFCIGLIPSYASIGIWAPVLLLLAKLAQGFSVGGEYSGAAIFVAEYSPDSKRGFMGSWLDFGSIAGFVLGAGIVVLISSIVSEQNFLDWGWRIPFFLAAPLGIIGLYLRNALEETPTFQQHMDKMESADRETLKERPRLSVREVASKHWKGLLACVGLVIATNVTYYMLLTYMPSYLSHNLHYSEDHGVLIIIAIMVGMLFVQPVVGLWSDKVGRKPFVIGGSIGLFILAIPCFSLINSNVLGLIFLGLLLLAVLLNAFIGVMASTLPAMFPTQIRYSALAISFNISVLIAGLTPTLTAWLVESTGNLYMPAYYLMVIAVIGLATGIFMRETANRPLKGAKPSATDRAEAKEILQERYDDIEQQIDDIDTEIQALQKKRQTLIDQHPHVN, from the coding sequence ATGAAATTAGGGAAAAGTAAACATAAGCCGCTGCATATCAACGACATCACCATTATTGATGATGCCAAATTAAAAAAAGCCATTACCGCGGCCGCGTTGGGGAATGCGATGGAGTGGTTTGATTTTGGCGTCTATGGCTTTGTCGCCTATGCGCTGGGTCAAATTTTCTTTCCGGATGCCGCTCCCGGTATTCAAATGATCGCCGCGCTGGCGACCTTCTCGGTGCCGTTTCTGGTGCGTCCTCTAGGCGGGGTCTTTTTCGGCGCGCTGGGCGATAAATTCGGCCGGCAGAAGGTCCTTTCGGTCACCATAATCATTATGGCGGTAAGCACCTTCTGTATCGGGCTTATTCCCTCCTATGCCTCGATCGGCATCTGGGCGCCGGTGTTGTTGCTGTTGGCCAAACTGGCGCAGGGGTTCTCGGTCGGCGGCGAGTATTCCGGCGCGGCGATTTTCGTGGCCGAATACTCCCCGGACAGCAAACGGGGTTTTATGGGCAGCTGGCTGGATTTCGGATCCATCGCCGGTTTTGTGCTGGGTGCCGGCATCGTGGTGCTCATTTCAAGCATCGTCAGCGAGCAAAATTTTCTCGACTGGGGCTGGCGGATCCCCTTCTTCCTAGCGGCGCCGCTGGGGATTATCGGCCTTTATTTGCGTAATGCGCTGGAGGAAACGCCAACGTTCCAGCAGCATATGGATAAAATGGAGTCCGCCGATCGCGAAACGCTGAAAGAGCGGCCGCGCCTGTCGGTACGTGAGGTGGCGTCCAAACACTGGAAGGGACTTCTGGCCTGCGTGGGGCTGGTAATCGCGACCAATGTCACCTATTACATGTTGCTGACCTACATGCCCAGCTACCTGTCGCACAATCTGCATTATTCGGAAGATCACGGCGTGCTGATTATTATCGCCATCATGGTCGGCATGCTGTTTGTGCAGCCGGTGGTCGGGCTGTGGAGCGATAAAGTGGGTCGTAAACCCTTTGTCATCGGCGGCAGTATCGGTCTGTTCATCCTGGCGATCCCCTGTTTTTCCCTGATAAACAGCAACGTGCTGGGACTTATCTTTCTCGGCCTGTTGTTGCTGGCGGTGCTGCTTAACGCCTTTATCGGCGTTATGGCCTCAACCCTTCCGGCCATGTTTCCCACCCAAATACGCTATAGCGCACTGGCGATTTCCTTTAATATCTCGGTATTGATTGCCGGTTTGACGCCCACCCTGACCGCCTGGCTGGTGGAGAGCACCGGCAATCTTTACATGCCGGCTTATTATCTGATGGTCATTGCGGTGATCGGGCTGGCAACGGGTATATTCATGCGGGAAACGGCCAATCGGCCGCTGAAAGGCGCCAAACCCTCCGCCACCGACCGGGCGGAAGCCAAGGAGATTCTGCAAGAACGTTATGACGATATCGAGCAGCAAATTGATGATATTGATACTGAAATTCAGGCGCTGCAAAAAAAACGGCAAACGCTTATCGATCAGCATCCCCATGTAAATTGA